A genomic window from Etheostoma spectabile isolate EspeVRDwgs_2016 chromosome 13, UIUC_Espe_1.0, whole genome shotgun sequence includes:
- the rab38b gene encoding ras-related protein Rab-38b, with protein sequence MTNHSSHSNGMQSLRTEHLYKVLVIGDLGVGKTSIIRRYVHQTYSTNYRATIGVDFALKVLNWDSETVRLQLWDIAGQERFGNMTRVYYREAMGAFIVFDVTRPTTFEAVIKWKEDLDSKLMLTNGQSIATVLLANKCDQGKELINNSIKMNQFCKDHGFLGWFETSAKDNLNIGEAANFLVKHIMATENDILKSVVPDTISPQLDSNRQMSCSGCFK encoded by the exons ATGACCAATCACTCATCACACTCCAACGGTATGCAGAGCCTCCGGACGGAGCACCTATACAAGGTTCTGGTTATCGGAGACCTGGGGGTTGGGAAGACTTCCATCATCAGGCGCTACGTCCACCAGACCTACTCCACCAACTACCGGGCCACCATCGGCGTGGACTTCGCCCTAAAGGTGTTGAACTGGGACTCGGAGACCGTCCGGCTCCAACTGTGGGACATTGCAG GACAGGAACGTTTTGGAAACATGACCCGAGTGTATTACCGTGAAGCAATGGGAGCCTTCATAGTGTTCGATGTGACAAGGCCCACAACCTTTGAAGCCGTCATCAAGTGGAAAGAGGACCTGGACTCCAAACTAATGCTGACTAATGGACAGAGCATTGCCACTGTGCTATTGGCTAACAAGTGCGACCAGGGCAAGGAGCTGATCAACAACAGCATCAAAATGAACCAGTTCTGCAAGGACCATGGCTTTCTCGGGTGGTTTGAAACCTCGGCTAAG GACAATCTCAACATCGGTGAAGCGGCAAACTTCCTGGTCAAGCACATCATGGCCACAGAGAATGACATTCTGAAAAGCGTGGTACCAGACACCATCTCACCTCAGTTGGACTCCAACAGGCAGATGAGCTGCTCTGGCTGCTTCAAATAA